One Triplophysa rosa linkage group LG9, Trosa_1v2, whole genome shotgun sequence genomic window carries:
- the LOC130559293 gene encoding LOW QUALITY PROTEIN: E3 ubiquitin-protein ligase TRIM39 (The sequence of the model RefSeq protein was modified relative to this genomic sequence to represent the inferred CDS: substituted 1 base at 1 genomic stop codon), with protein sequence MAISQDIQQQNIQDRLVKQREVIKCRLKKLNGKQNEIKTKSSVMRENIMKKYKEMQRVLEEDCRITLSLLEMEETATVQAMDRLINENCVLLKHIEFQLNEELMDNGKEPGEKVSFQKTXCIMQVHSTDPGLVKLDEAKAEQILGLANNLLRFIRSQTPTVKRLLKSCDCATYSDVWQDVPEHEGCFDTTLNVLSVQSWNSGHHYWEVDVGEIYWELGLTYPSIPRKGQKEDCWLGRHSESWCLEYFDGDYTAWHGGTPHPLPISADFRRIGILYSFSGGLVTFVGVDNTTPLYSFCAGTFTDPLHLALCPGHDLQGTNSKPIRICQS encoded by the exons ATGGCGATAAGTCAAG ACATCCAGCAGCAAAATATTCAGGATCGTCTGGTTAAGCAAAGGGAGGTGATCAAATGTAGACTGAAGAAACTGAATGGCAAGCAAAATGAAATTAAA ACGAAATCCTCTGTGATGAGAGAAAACATAATGAAGAAGTATAAAGAGATGCAGAGAGTTCTGGAGGAGGATTGTAGGATCACTCTGTCTCTTCTGGAGATGGAAGAGACAGCTACTGTTCAAGCAATGGATCGCCTCATCAATGAAAACTGTGTCCTCCTCAAACACATTGAATTCCAGCTAAATGAAGAGTTGATGGACAATGGCAAGGAGCCTGGGGAAAAGGTGAGCTTTCAGAAGACGTAATGCATTATGCAGGTCCATT CAACAGACCCTGGTCTTGTAAAACTTGATGAGGCAAAAGCAGAACAGATACTGGGCCTAGCCAACAATCTACTGCGGTTCATCCGTTCTCAAACTCCTACTGTCAAGAGGTTACTAAAGAGCT GCGACTGTGCCACTTACTCAGATGTATGGCAGGATGTCCCTGAGCATGAGGGATGCTTTGACACCACCCTTAATGTCCTCAGTGTTCAGAGCTGGAACTCTGGACACCATTACTGGGAGGTCGATGTTGGTGAGATCTATTGGGAGCTGGGTCTCACCTACCCCTCTATTCCAAGAAAAGGTCAAAAGGAGGACTGCTGGTTGGGCCGCCACTCTGAATCCTGGTGTCTTGAGTACTTTGATGGAGACTACACTGCCTGGCACGGAGGTACCCCACATCCTTTACCCATCTCAGCAGATTTCCGCCGGATAGGGATCCTCTACAGCTTTTCTGGAGGTTTGGTGACATTTGTAGGAGTGGACAACACGACACCACTGTACTCATTCTGTGCTGGGACATTTACAGACCCTTTACATCTGGCTCTGTGTCCTGGTCATGATCTTCAAGGGACTAATTCAAAACCTATCAGGATCTGTCAATCATAA
- the LOC130559294 gene encoding hyaluronan-binding protein 2-like, with the protein MEKKNMVNTGKRADTEYMYLRLSFYTIALTVEFDTSESDDDEDPNEWLFELQDVRGKCSPSPCQNGGFCEQKKDQFKCNCPEPFRGRRCERRRNVCTKRKCGVGLCLLTRSPPYYKCKCIPPFAPPNCERPSPCTPNPCQNNGKCVKDEDDFDCVCQAEFKGRYCQVDPNDCYIGDGESYRGMVSETEEGDECLDWNSEFVLDKGLLPSVAIDGLGPHNYCRNPDGDRRPWCFIKRNKKLRWDYCDVRKCDRFVTIPVKPRTTAAPVRVTSSKGLVSTAPHRPVTITPVNRTSATKDFPTCGKPEPKKQINRIYGGLKAIPGAHPWQVSVEAKTKGGIFFNHICGGTLIKPCWVLTAAHCIEKKNDYRVMVGGLNLGLNDPQPQFLLAEKIFVHERYRETPNVVYNDIALLKVKASNGKCAKENQLVKTACLPKEPFADGSECSISGWGATENSEYGSRQLLDAQVLLISQEACSTNKVYAAVLDDGMFCAGYLKGGVDSCQGDSGGPLTCERNQTHFIYGIVSWGDSCGEEGKPGVYTRVTKYVDWINTKIAQN; encoded by the exons ATGGAGAAAAAGAacatggtaaacacgggaaaaAGGGCAGACACAGAGTATATG TACTTGCGGTTGTCTTTTTACACTATAGCCTTGACTGTTGAGTTTGATACTTCTGAAtcagatgatgatgaagatccAAATGAATGGTTGTTTGAACTTCAAGATGTTAGAG GAAAATGCAGCCCAAGCCCATGCCAGAATGGAGGTTTTTGTGAGCAAAAGAAAGATCAATTTAAGTGCAATTGCCCAGAACCATTCAGAGGCAGAAGATGCGAGAGAA gGAGAAATGTTTGTACTAAACGAAAATGTGGGGTGGGACTGTGCCTTCTGACACGATCACCTCCTTACTATAAGTGCAAATGCATTCCACCTTTTGCACCACCAAACTGCGAAAGAC CATCTCCATGTACTCCAAACCCCTGTCAGAATAATGGCAAATGTGTCAAGGACGAAGATGATTTTGACTGTGTCTGTCAAGCAGAATTCAAAGGAAGATACTGTCAAGTTG ACCCAAATGACTGCTATATAGGAGATGGTGAGTCATACAGAGGCATGGTTTCAGAGACAGAAGAAGGGGATGAGTGTCTCGACTGGAACTCTGAGTTTGTCCTGGATAAAGGACTTTTACCTTCAGTTGCTATTGATGGCCTGGGACCTCATAACTACTGCAG AAACCCTGATGGAGATAGGAGGCCGTGGTGCtttataaaaagaaacaaaaagctCAGATGGGATTATTGTGATGTCAGAAAATGTG ATAGATTTGTGACCATCCCCGTTAAGCCTCGCACTACCGCTGCCCCTGTGAGGGTGACTTCATCCAAAGGACTTGTTTCTACTGCTCCACATCGTCCAGTAACCATAACACCTGTGAACAGAACTTCAGCAACAAAGGATTTTCCTACCTGTGGTAAACCTGAGCCGAAAAAACAGATAAACCGAATTTATGGGGGTCTTAAAGCTATTCCTGGAGCTCATCCATGGCAGGTGTCAGTGGAGGCCAAAACCAAGGGCGGTATCTTCTTTAATCACATCTGTGGTGGGACTCTTATCAAGCCTTGCTGGGTGTTGACTGCAGCCCACTGCAT TGAAAAGAAGAATGATTACAGAGTTATGGTGGGAGGACTAAATCTGGGACTAAATGATCCACAACCCCAGTTTTTGCTAGCAGAGAAAATATTTGTCCATGAGCGATACAGGGAAACCCCAAATGTTGTCTACAATGATATTG CTTTGCTAAAGGTGAAAGCATCTAATGGAAAATGTGCTAAGGAAAATCAGCTGGTGAAAACTGCCTGCCTGCCCAAAGAACCTTTTGCGGATGGATCAGAATGTAGCATCTCTGGATGGGGAGCCACAGAGAACT CGGAATATGGCTCCAGGCAATTGCTTGATGCACAGGTTTTACTCATCTCTCAGGAGGCTTGTTCAACCAATAAAGTATATGCAGCTGTATTAGACGATGGCATGTTTTGCGCTGGCTATCTCAAGGGAGGAGTAGACTCCTGTCAG GGTGACTCTGGTGGACCTCTCACGTGTGAGAGGAATCAAACACACTTCATATATGGTATAGTGAGCTGGGGGGACAGTTGTGGGGAGGAGGGCAAGCCTGGCGTCTATACCCGAGTCACAAAATATGTGGACTGGATCAATACAAAAATTGCTCAAAACTAG